A window of the Coprobacter fastidiosus genome harbors these coding sequences:
- a CDS encoding helix-turn-helix domain-containing protein — translation MNTRIKQIIEHEGLTDAEFADRAGIKRATLSHCLNGRNDVSKDIILKIHNAYPQVSVNWLMFGEGEPYIKEKLKTPTSLFDEIWAKPEDSPEDAKYIKDFQSNELRNTSDNVDSKLNKEENLNSNIETQKVQDNRKVIKIMVFYSDNTFETFSSDFFK, via the coding sequence ATGAATACTCGTATAAAGCAAATTATCGAACACGAAGGACTGACAGATGCTGAGTTTGCAGACCGTGCAGGAATAAAACGTGCTACATTGTCTCATTGCTTAAATGGTCGCAATGACGTAAGTAAAGATATTATATTGAAGATACATAATGCATATCCTCAGGTATCGGTAAATTGGTTGATGTTTGGGGAAGGAGAACCCTATATAAAAGAAAAACTTAAAACTCCGACATCTTTATTCGATGAGATTTGGGCAAAACCAGAAGATTCTCCTGAGGATGCTAAATATATAAAGGATTTTCAATCAAACGAATTAAGAAATACATCTGACAATGTTGATAGTAAACTAAATAAGGAAGAAAATCTGAATTCGAATATAGAAACTCAAAAGGTTCAAGATAATAGAAAGGTTATTAAAATCATGGTTTTTTATTCGGATAATACGTTTGAAACATTTTCCTCCGACTTTTTCAAATAG
- a CDS encoding dihydroorotate dehydrogenase electron transfer subunit — translation MKKYILDLKVTENLRLHTNYVLLKFTTVDGSSLPPMAPGQFAEVRVDGSPTTFLRRPISINYIDMDNNELWLLIQLVGDGTKKLSTVSPGQTVNMVLPLGNTFTIPEDKASQLILIGGGVGTAPMLYLGYELKQQGYNPIFLLGARSATDILQLKEFKTLGDVFITTEDGTLGEKGYVTQHSVLIENKFDKIYTCGPKPMMMAIAKYAKTHNIDCEVSLENNMACGVGACLCCVEKTTEGHICVCKEGPIFNINKLLWQI, via the coding sequence ATGAAAAAATACATCTTGGATCTGAAAGTAACTGAAAATTTGAGATTACACACAAATTATGTTTTGCTGAAATTTACGACAGTTGACGGATCATCCCTTCCACCAATGGCTCCCGGACAGTTCGCAGAGGTTCGGGTTGATGGGTCTCCTACTACTTTTCTAAGACGTCCTATATCGATAAACTACATTGATATGGATAACAATGAACTTTGGCTGCTAATCCAATTAGTTGGGGATGGAACAAAAAAATTATCGACCGTTTCTCCCGGACAAACGGTTAATATGGTTTTACCATTAGGTAATACTTTTACTATTCCCGAAGATAAAGCTTCACAACTAATACTCATAGGAGGCGGAGTCGGAACAGCCCCTATGCTTTATTTAGGATATGAGTTAAAGCAACAGGGATATAATCCCATTTTTCTATTGGGTGCACGTTCTGCTACAGATATTTTACAATTAAAAGAATTCAAGACATTAGGTGATGTCTTTATAACGACAGAAGACGGAACTTTAGGAGAAAAGGGGTATGTAACACAACACTCCGTTTTAATAGAAAATAAGTTTGATAAAATATATACATGTGGACCGAAGCCGATGATGATGGCAATTGCAAAATATGCAAAAACACATAATATAGATTGTGAGGTATCTTTAGAGAACAATATGGCATGCGGTGTAGGAGCATGTTTATGTTGTGTAGAAAAAACGACAGAAGGTCATATCTGTGTGTGTAAAGAAGGTCCTATATTTAATATAAATAAACTCTTATGGCAGATTTAA